GATCCCGATGGGtttcaaaagttgattcaccaaggttgtctgttgtgcaagggcgctcatcaactctatgacttgttgagacaagtgttgctcgccatttggattggaagaacttggaaggaatgcacctcattgggcagtggaagggtggtagactccaggcgcgagatttgagttaagaaatgtcaaatctgcgaaaaaatatggtgagaatgcccccggctcgatggtaggtccggatggttgagatagtcttgggtcgacttgggctgcttggaaagccacgagagcaggctgggccgtgagagtgggctgctcgactggagctggctgggccacgggagtgggctgctcgtcgggagcaggctgggtcacgagaacaggctgcttgggaggagcaggttgggccacgggagtaggctgctcgacggaagcaggctgggccacgggagtgggctgctcgtcgggagcaggctgggtcacgagagcaggctgggtcacgagagcaggctgcttggcaggagcaggctgggccgcgggagtgggctgctcgtcgggagcaggctgggtcatgaGAGTAGGCTGTTTGGcaagagcaggttgggccgcaagagcaggttgcttggcgggagcagggtgggccgcgagagcaggttgcttggcgggagcagacTGCTTAGAATGTGATGCaagcgaatgcgaggcttgggcccgggcccgtgcaaacttggatggcacgacttgggTTGTGGCCTTGGTATcatgagccttggatggcacggctcgagccgtggtgaaggcaccatggacctcgtcacgggtggctaccgaggtaaccaccgtggtggttcccatggtgaaaactcgtggtggtggtggtgctccacttattgtcgcatttagcctcacggatctccgcaatcccatttcttgaacattagaattttcactcgtggaattttctaaatttctagccattatattttgcttatacgttttatcaaagaacctttgcaagtaaaaaattctaataataagaacttatgaaaatattcaaatggactagaaaataaagaaaaaacctttttgtgcaagagtcttctacgagtatggatttcaactctcaatgaaagcaccaatttgtggatgcaaatttcttcccccttgatcttggacaattttgcacctacaaaacaattaacaccttaggttaaggccaagagtctcacgcgcccacgatgaattgggggggggggggctttggccgaagaacctccgatgccaaagttagaatttagagagaaatagtgtttagagaattttgggatttttgccaaagtgttggaattggcttttttggtgagaatgagagtatatttatagggataggaggtggctagggtttttgtgtttgatttaggtttaattagccaatttatttggctattaaacataaaatgaatgttttggtggtttttggaattaattggctagttaattagggtaattaaaaagggaaaatagtgGAAAATGTGGAGAATAAGATGGTTTACTTTTCTTGATGGGATTGGCCGGCCATTTTAGTAGTTTTAGGTTTGGATGGGTGTttcaattgataattaagggattgattaggtaattaatcccttaattagtcaattattatgattttaggaaatatgaaaggaataagtatattatttagctaattgattagctaaataatgaaatgggaaatatatgaataaattaggttttaagttgatacctattttgggcacttttgacttggttgagggataattGCATGCTGCTTGCTCGTAAGAATCCCGGTATAcctcaagggtagttttgttttttttgtcaaaaatccacgtgtcgccttgtgattatttttggctccacacccACCACCAatatttattagtttttttttaaattttagtgaTTAATTAAATAGGGGTTTAAAAGTCTTcgttattaatatttttattaaataatggaTAGGAAAATAAGACACCAGTGTTGTAATATCTGCACTCAAAATAACTTGACTCGTCctttggaagaagaaaagaagaaaatttaaCTTCTAGTTTCAAATTGTCATGCCAATTGCCAACCATCAAATCAAATTTGACAATGTAAATTTAACATCTCGAGATGGAATCTagatcttctttgtgaggatcttgggGATCCGTCAATCTTgtatgttcatcgtatatcgtgtgataaaaaattattttaaatattttttatttaaaattaaacacaaacagtatttgacaaaaattatctagacaatatacgatgaatatACACGATTTACAAATTATcaagatcctcaccaaaaggatccggagaggatcatgTTGGCTCGAAATGCTCTAATTAATCGGAAGATCCTCATGAGAACGCTCCTTTGTGTCTTCCCAATTGTCCAAACGATTCCTTACCTTTTCAACCTGGAAAACAATTTGACTGTTATATAATATGTGCATGAACAAATCCctctgcatgcatgcatgaagtATATATAATATGGTTTGTTTAATTGACAATAAAACTAAggatgtttaattatttttaattaagctAACCTCTTTGTTCCAATCAGTCCGAACTGTGACCCAAATTAAGATAACAGTCTGTATAAAAGTACCTCCTATCATCCCACCCCATATTCcctgaaaaaaaagaaataaattgcAATTACAACAACTACAATAGGAGAGAAatgtaaagaaaaaaatgacATTAAAAGTTGAAATACCTGAGCTCCAAAGTCGAACTTGAAGCCAAGAAGGCAACCCAATGGAATGCCAACGATGTAGTAGCATCCCACGTTAACATATGCTACAAATGCTTGCCATCCACACCCAACAGCCACCCCTTTATGTTTACCCATAAATGAAGTATCACATCAAAAAGGGCCAAAAAGAAAAGGCGGATTTTGGTTCCAACGAAAAATGATAGGAGaataaaataattaactaaaattAGGACCACGTATGATAggagaataaaaaaaagtaactaAAATTAGGACCacgtataaaaaaattaattaaaattaggaATCAAGGTTAGTGCTATTCACacttattttcatttttcacacatttttttcaatgttttgactataaaaacaaatgaattgaagaagatcaataacaaaaaaattaaaagagtatGTGAGAGATTAAAATGAGTGTGTAGATAGCAgttaatttaagtaattaagcaGCCACACAGTTTATTGTAAAACATCACAACATTAAGGTGATAAATCTAATATTCTACTGGGGAAATGATTTTCACTCTTTTTAATTTCTCACATCTCTTTGTTCCTAGTCATCAGATTGAATAAGTTAAACAAAATATGATTCAGCATGATGCTTATTGAACTTCGACCATGATTAAATAAAGGTGtgtaagaaattaaaataatattattcattttccATTCATATTGTCTGTGTACAAGGAATCTGCCCACTAATGACTTTTTGTCTCGTAGAGTCATCTCTcattatttttatcttcttgACATCATTCTTTAATTTATAAGTCTTACCACCTTCCTCCAAATCATCTTCAATCcttgaattaaaatttaaaatttttaatttagaaaatttaaattttaactcaaaaataatttttctcctccaacttttctgggttaaatttttagcccacggttattaaagaatgaattttggataattttttttcttaaaaactttaaaaaaaattatgtagactattttaatttaattttttaaaacattttaacctaaaaatatttagattctaatatatattaaaaaatcattaaactaacaccatgaaactcgtggaacactacaaaacacataaaataatttttttaattccttcaactgttggatttaaatttgaaccgttagattttttttttaccattagatttgatcgattttttttttaccattagatttgatcAAATTAGATGTTACCAGTTGGATTCAATGATTTTGTAATATATAACTAAAAAAATAGGCCAGCCTCACTAACTCGGGAAGAATCCTGATCTAAATTTGTCTCAAAaatgagttttaggttttaactcatATTTACCCTCAGGATTGAAGCAAGTTGGGGTAAGTTTAGAatataaaatttgagttttacttcaAGAATTGGAGTAGGTCTCAGGGGGAGACAAAAGGATTCTTGTACTTTATTTTGTTTGGTTAAATAAGTTAATTAGTAATTAAAATGTATAAACAAAGGGAGAAGTGTAGAAGAAGAAAACGAAGGTACAAAAATTATTTCCAATATATTTAACGTAAAATTTCACTTACCTGACAAAACAGGTTGAATACCATTAAGAATGATAGATattgcaagataaggagaaagttCTGAGACTGCATTAGAGACTGTTTCCCCCTCAGTGAAAATGTAACTTATGACATCTCGCAATGCAAGTACAATTATGGCACAGACCACCGAGATGAGGAAGGAGCTTGAAGTTACCATCACAACTGCAAATGCAGCCGCTTTTGGATGCCCAGCCCCAAGCTCATTCCCGACCCTCACACTGCAAAAATAAGTCAGGGGGATTATAGTTTAGGGTTGTGTTAGTTTAAGTAAATAATTAAGCAGTCGCCAAATAATTATGTAAGTTAACTCACCTTGCAGCAGCATTGAACCCCACAGAAACCATGAACACCCATCCAGTTATGGTCATGCTGCATTATTTAAACAATTCCattgaaagaaaaggaaaaaaaagaaaaaaaacagctGCAAAATTGACATTGGTCAGAACACAAATTGACTGGTTGTCGCAACTACCAGCCTAAGGTCCACATGGCATGCATGCATATGTACATGTACGCAAATATTATaggatttaatttgtttttttgttttaggtttTTTGGGTGGTTCTAATTATGCAGAGTTGGAACGAGCGAACGATGGTGAACCTTTCCAGTGGTAGGACCAGACCACTACTGATTGACTTCTTTGTTTTgactttttgtttatatggCAAATCGTTATTATTTAATTACAGGTTTGGTACTTAGTTACTTTTATaaaaatagatataaaaaaaagttgaactaaaaAAGATGtatggtaaacacttaaaaacaacttattttcacagttttgggggtgaaaaaagctgaaaatgtgaagcagcaaaaaatgagcttattctcacagcacagcaaaaatagtttttttttcaaagcaacagcaataccaaaccagattctactaattattttctttgttttagctTAATTCGCTATTAATATGCTAATTTTGGTCACACAGAAAATGATTAGTAATTAAATATCAATAACATAGTGATAAAAATATGATGGCATAATTATTAGATTAAAGACATTAAAAAATTGATCATTACAACAATTATGGATTTGTAAAAGtgattaatttggccaattttctTAATTTGGTGCTTACCAGATAGAGAGGGAGTCCAAGGCAATTTCAGCATCTTGAAGCAACCCAGCAATCAAAACTATAATTTGATAATACCAAGTCTCAAGGCATAACATTACGGCCGATGCTGCAGACAATTTCAAAAATCTCCAAAGACCGGAAAATGCCCTAATGCTAAAACCTCTCCATGTACGCTTGCACCTTGGAGTCCAAACAATGTACACAAACTGTGCCACCACTATAATCCACCATGAAAAACTCAGCATCAACGCCGCACCCAGCAAACCCCAATCCAGTTTGTACACCACCACCCAGCTTAACACTATGTGCACCACGAGTGCACCTGCTGAGATGTAGGCACTAGGGAACACTATGCTCTGGGCTTGGAGGAATTTTTGTATGGGGAAATTGCAAGCGTAGGCAAATATTTGAGGGATCAGACCGTATACGAAAACCGCAGCTGCGGCTGAGATGGAGGCTGATTCACCTAGGGCTAGCAAGAGGGGCTTGGAGAATATGTAAACTATCATAAGTGGGATCCCAGTTGCCACGAGGAGGATTGTTGATCTCTGCATGTATATGCCCAGCATTTCATATTTATGTGCTCCATAGGCTTGACCACATAGAGTTTCCACTGCACTACCCATACCAAGCTGCACTAAAAACACATGTTACTTGTATATCTGATTCATGACCGAAGACAATATGATATATGTTATGTTGACAGATTGTAAATCTGAATCATTAATCCAGTTAATGAATTAATTTTAAACATGCATGAGGTAATTAACAATAACACACCATGAAACATATCTGACAACAGAACTTTACCAATCAACTTCGTGCTCCGAAAATCAAATTAGTGTTAACAGGGTAAGTTAAATTATTTTGTACCATGAGGCCATAGGCGAAAACTTGAATCCCGGTGTTGCCAAGAGATGAGGCAGCAAGTTCAAGATTGCCAAGATGACCACAGAAGATTTGGGTGGACATGGATATAACATTGTTGAGCAAGTAAACCACCACCGCCGGAGCTGCCAGGCGATACAGGATCTTCGTCTCGAGCCACGTGGCCGTTCGGAGACGCTGGAAGTTTGAGAGGTCAGTGTTGTTCAGTGTGTCTTCCAGTTCCGAGCTTACTATCTGCTGTAATGAAGATGTTTTGGGAACTAACATGGGCTCAGAGAGATCACTATCACTTGAgtactccatctctctctctctagagctAGACAACGAACAAGAGGCAAGAGGTCCTTTCTTGTGATTTGTCAGCCGTCTACAAGCTACTTATGCATACCATATGGCATGACAAATTTTTCGCAAGAAAAAAGGAGAAATAAgtgctaaaaaataaaatgaatcaaaacaataaatattATCAAGAAAACTTACGGTCCTGATAAAGGTTAAACTATTAAATTTATAGGCAAAATTTGCATTACCCTTCGGCTTTGGTAAAATACACCAAAGACATAAATTTACAAACAAAATTGGACCTATCAAACTAACAACAGAGGCCCAAACAAGAGTTGAGCCCAGACTAAACAAAAACGAAGAGAAACCCGAGATATCAACTATTGCTGCAACAGCCTTCACATCAACGTATCTCCTTGCCAATCGCAACTTCCAGCCAAGAACAGCTATTCGATCGCATTCACAAATTGGAAAAAACCAACCATGAAGCCTCGTGGAAGTCCACAAGCAAAATTGCCAATAAGGGCAGATAGAgagaaggtggtggtggtgttgtgAACACCGGAACTCTACACACCTACTCAAAGAATCGCAACGAATCACGATTAGCAGTGGCTACGGATCGAAGTGAAGATGGTCCAGGAAGAGAGACACCTATGGATCATGAAAAACAGACAGGATCGAGATTGAGAGGAAGGGACAAAAGCAACAAAGAGATAGAAATGAGAAAGCAgccagaaaaagaaagaaacagcCGCCGACTCCAGCAATGACTAGGGTCGACGACTCCGAAAATGGATGAAAAAGAAAACTACTCACACAGTCATTGAGAATATCTCctaagcagagaagaatgttgTTGGAGATTGTTTGGTGGAGTAAGCCATGATTGTTCATTTTTCAATGAAGAATACTACTTCCTTTAAATCATACAATTTGTAGAggattgaaattgatatgttttttttcttgagCAATCAATCTCCTACTATCAAGTCAGACTGCAATTTTTCATTCCTTACTTTTTATAAACTCTCTACCGCATCATAAATTAACGTTAAATGGTtattttttagggaactttaacgttGCTGGTACTGttcaatttaacaaaaaatcatatttttacactaaaaaatcaattatagtactatttactttaccctttattttgtccttattattaaaactcaaaatttttaaatttttttcattagttttccttattttttataaatcatCCTTTTAACATGCAGCTCTCTGCTTTCCTAGCTGTGAAGGGAATCCAGATCCACGAAAGAAACAAACAAGCTAAGAGTTTGTCTTTGCTTTATTTGTTTGATGAATCAAATCAGACGGATACAAAGACACAGAGGCAAATTAATTCATTGCGGcaaattcaagaaaatgaagcatAACGAATCACTTTGACAACGTTCTGCGCTGGgacttgtattttttattttaaagagcgcatagagtgtcaataacaatttcattatattgttcaCGTGGGTTTTTATCTTTTGATGATAAAGAAAGGGTGGTGTTATTCATATTCCTGTGTTAGTTTTTGTTGTCTAATAatctttaattcattcgatttAATGAccagaaattaagaaaaatgtagAGGAGGTAAAATACAGTGTGTAGATAACATCACCCAAAAACATTAATGAGAAAGCatgcatcttttttttttttttttgaacaaatgatattatctacactaaagggaggaTGATGGGCTTAGTCTcataatggactagcaa
This genomic interval from Malus domestica chromosome 05, GDT2T_hap1 contains the following:
- the LOC103410126 gene encoding protein DETOXIFICATION 40-like isoform X2; its protein translation is MEYSSDSDLSEPMLVPKTSSLQQIVSSELEDTLNNTDLSNFQRLRTATWLETKILYRLAAPAVVVYLLNNVISMSTQIFCGHLGNLELAASSLGNTGIQVFAYGLMLGMGSAVETLCGQAYGAHKYEMLGIYMQRSTILLVATGIPLMIVYIFSKPLLLALGESASISAAAAVFVYGLIPQIFAYACNFPIQKFLQAQSIVFPSAYISAGALVVHIVLSWVVVYKLDWGLLGAALMLSFSWWIIVVAQFVYIVWTPRCKRTWRGFSIRAFSGLWRFLKLSAASAVMLCLETWYYQIIVLIAGLLQDAEIALDSLSICMTITGWVFMVSVGFNAAASVRVGNELGAGHPKAAAFAVVMVTSSSFLISVVCAIIVLALRDVISYIFTEGETVSNAVSELSPYLAISIILNGIQPVLSGVAVGCGWQAFVAYVNVGCYYIVGIPLGCLLGFKFDFGAQVEKVRNRLDNWEDTKERSHEDLPIN
- the LOC103410126 gene encoding protein DETOXIFICATION 40-like isoform X1, encoding MEYSSDSDLSEPMLVPKTSSLQQIVSSELEDTLNNTDLSNFQRLRTATWLETKILYRLAAPAVVVYLLNNVISMSTQIFCGHLGNLELAASSLGNTGIQVFAYGLMLGMGSAVETLCGQAYGAHKYEMLGIYMQRSTILLVATGIPLMIVYIFSKPLLLALGESASISAAAAVFVYGLIPQIFAYACNFPIQKFLQAQSIVFPSAYISAGALVVHIVLSWVVVYKLDWGLLGAALMLSFSWWIIVVAQFVYIVWTPRCKRTWRGFSIRAFSGLWRFLKLSAASAVMLCLETWYYQIIVLIAGLLQDAEIALDSLSICMTITGWVFMVSVGFNAAASVRVGNELGAGHPKAAAFAVVMVTSSSFLISVVCAIIVLALRDVISYIFTEGETVSNAVSELSPYLAISIILNGIQPVLSGVAVGCGWQAFVAYVNVGCYYIVGIPLGCLLGFKFDFGAQGIWGGMIGGTFIQTVILIWVTVRTDWNKEVEKVRNRLDNWEDTKERSHEDLPIN